From the genome of Winogradskyella forsetii, one region includes:
- a CDS encoding Calx-beta domain-containing protein, which yields MKKIYTLLIVLACISFGFGQTTVTYDFSNGGAVSGLDEPSPGIALDSNIGFGSFKNSGTSNPGIFSSQLRLYQNATKGGSIIIYASNGVTITDITVNASGTTGPAGYTVDGGTATNLSASSTYTISGISATSEVEFYQRNSSSSNRIYVDSFEVTYTSGASCTAPFQASSFMVSTVNTTDAILDITRGGGNDILVVMKEGSAVDTDPTSGTTYTANSIFGGIGASEIGTGNFVVFNGNDGTSNPGIGGANLSVPVSGLTPNTTYHLAFYEYNTVGTCYQLDELSESFTTDPVTTVQFTGTSTSVAEDVGTYDLVIEIANEDAAATTFDVVLTSGDAADIDSYTTQSESFPGSSTTNITVTITVTDDAIQESNEVFSFEIQNVAGGNSAMVGTNNTFDLTILANDAPVIPGLLYDADFSNDGDGFPAHTTSSPPASAPASAGPFGTAPNSWSLSYNSTLSTDGTDNIFEVVSGELLADDWGGQGIFTSQIIDVSDTSTIDISATGINIDANENTFTYFYILDGGSRVETPIFSSDGDPVNYSIIGLDVSGATNLEVGFEFSENGGGQGYSVSEFMVNEGASETSVQFSTTSTTVSEDVGTYDLIIEITNEDAAATTFDVVLTSGDAADIDSYTTQSESFPGGSATNVTVTVTITDDALLEGDETLTFEIQNVAGGDNAAVGLNNTFDLTILSSDLPTPEEAIAGDLIITEVSGDDADFNSSNDNGYMEIYNRSNKVINLDNIEARYFNSNPGNSTQQVTLSGSLVPGGYIIVSQDAANYASEYSDAADATGSQFFFNGGDDGCDVFHTSNGVIDQFNDNGSGQSPWNWSDGFIYNRNSSDSGAIENNWTQSSTNSPRSKTNLYFWTGNSDSSWNNVGNWDEGSVPASMTDVVITDQTNKPLITSSVQVSHFTIESSTDVIVEKTGSLEASGNLNNNGNLTLESDSDEYSSFIAQGTVTGTGTTAYNRYVNSNDPINGNDLISAPVSGQAFDIFIANNPNIRANPTGPEVLFGGFDNDSSTDPFELWDETDTTLLVAGKGYRSGITEGEASNLVTFEGIVNSSLVEIAIDQGSASKLNLIGNPFPSYLNAQLFLSQNFALLDPSAAVIYGYNDSTDGTSAGDYTIISALLNTDLNIAPGQAFFVASNTIGGNIQFTTTSPDMRLAAGGDDFIAGRNASVISNLKLNLSNTTDNFITDIFFTENSSQGLDPGYDASLLGGAAPSFALYSHLVQDNTGVPFAVQALSKTDYIDVTIPLGVNANQSEQLTFSISESNLPSSVEVYLDDTVANTSTLLNTGDYILTPNTDLNGTGRFYLRFTENTLSTLNPDLDHLNIYSNKSAKTIVIAGQLLESTTAKLYDIQGRLVQTTLLDTTRLQTIDVSNLNAGIYIVQLENGLQNKTQKVIIY from the coding sequence ATGAAAAAAATTTACACGTTATTAATAGTCCTCGCTTGTATCAGTTTTGGATTTGGCCAGACTACAGTAACATATGACTTCTCAAACGGAGGAGCTGTTTCTGGATTAGATGAACCATCACCTGGTATTGCTCTTGATAGTAATATTGGCTTTGGTAGTTTCAAAAACTCTGGAACTTCAAATCCAGGTATCTTTAGTAGTCAATTACGATTATACCAAAATGCTACCAAAGGAGGATCAATTATTATTTACGCTAGTAATGGTGTAACCATAACTGATATCACAGTTAATGCTTCTGGCACAACCGGTCCTGCTGGCTACACAGTAGATGGAGGCACTGCCACGAATTTAAGTGCAAGCTCTACTTATACTATTAGCGGTATCTCAGCAACTTCTGAAGTTGAGTTTTACCAAAGAAATAGCTCTAGTTCAAATAGAATATATGTAGATAGTTTTGAGGTTACTTATACTTCTGGTGCAAGCTGTACAGCACCATTTCAAGCTTCTAGCTTTATGGTGAGTACTGTTAATACAACAGATGCCATATTAGATATTACAAGAGGTGGAGGTAACGATATTTTAGTCGTTATGAAAGAAGGCTCTGCAGTTGATACAGATCCTACTAGCGGAACAACTTACACTGCAAACAGCATCTTTGGTGGTATTGGAGCAAGTGAAATAGGAACTGGTAATTTTGTGGTTTTTAATGGTAATGATGGCACATCAAATCCTGGTATTGGTGGCGCTAATCTTAGTGTTCCTGTCTCAGGTTTAACACCAAACACAACCTACCATCTTGCCTTTTATGAATACAATACAGTAGGTACGTGTTATCAATTAGATGAATTAAGTGAAAGCTTTACAACTGATCCTGTCACAACAGTACAGTTTACTGGTACTTCTACTTCTGTTGCAGAAGATGTAGGAACATATGATTTAGTCATAGAAATTGCTAACGAAGACGCTGCAGCTACAACGTTTGATGTCGTGTTAACTTCTGGAGATGCTGCAGATATTGATTCTTATACAACACAATCTGAAAGCTTCCCAGGAAGTTCTACTACAAATATAACCGTTACAATTACTGTAACTGATGATGCTATTCAAGAATCTAATGAAGTTTTTAGCTTTGAAATTCAAAATGTTGCTGGAGGAAATAGTGCTATGGTCGGAACAAATAACACATTCGATTTAACAATTTTAGCTAATGATGCACCTGTAATTCCTGGACTTTTATATGATGCAGACTTTTCAAATGATGGTGATGGATTCCCAGCGCATACAACCTCTTCACCTCCTGCTAGTGCTCCAGCTTCAGCAGGCCCTTTTGGAACGGCTCCAAATTCATGGTCTCTATCATATAATTCTACTCTTTCCACTGATGGCACAGATAATATTTTTGAAGTTGTTTCAGGTGAATTATTAGCTGATGATTGGGGTGGACAGGGTATTTTTACAAGTCAAATCATTGACGTATCTGACACATCTACTATTGATATTTCTGCTACTGGTATTAATATCGATGCAAATGAAAATACTTTTACTTACTTCTATATTTTGGATGGTGGCTCTAGAGTTGAAACTCCTATTTTTTCAAGTGATGGAGATCCAGTAAATTATTCTATTATTGGACTGGATGTGTCGGGAGCAACTAATTTAGAAGTTGGTTTTGAGTTCTCTGAAAACGGAGGTGGTCAAGGGTATAGTGTTTCCGAATTTATGGTAAATGAAGGCGCATCTGAAACATCAGTACAATTTAGTACGACATCTACTACTGTCTCAGAAGATGTTGGCACTTATGATTTAATTATAGAAATCACTAATGAAGATGCTGCTGCAACTACATTTGATGTGGTTTTAACCTCTGGTGATGCTGCTGATATTGATAGTTATACAACACAATCTGAATCGTTTCCTGGAGGTTCTGCTACAAATGTAACGGTCACCGTTACTATTACTGATGATGCTCTCCTTGAAGGTGATGAAACCTTGACTTTTGAAATTCAAAATGTAGCTGGAGGAGATAATGCTGCAGTTGGATTGAACAACACATTCGATTTAACAATTTTGTCTAGTGACCTTCCTACTCCTGAAGAAGCAATTGCGGGAGACTTAATTATTACGGAAGTTTCTGGTGATGATGCTGACTTTAATTCATCAAACGATAATGGTTATATGGAAATATATAACCGTAGTAATAAAGTGATTAATCTTGACAACATTGAAGCTAGGTATTTCAATTCAAATCCAGGTAATTCTACACAACAAGTAACTCTTAGTGGTTCACTAGTTCCTGGCGGTTATATTATTGTTTCTCAAGATGCAGCTAACTACGCAAGTGAATATAGTGATGCAGCTGATGCTACTGGCAGTCAGTTTTTCTTTAATGGAGGTGACGACGGTTGTGATGTATTCCATACAAGTAATGGTGTCATCGATCAATTTAATGATAATGGTAGTGGACAAAGTCCATGGAATTGGAGTGACGGCTTCATATACAATAGAAATAGTTCTGATAGTGGTGCCATAGAAAACAACTGGACTCAAAGTAGTACTAACTCACCAAGATCAAAAACCAATTTATATTTTTGGACTGGTAATTCTGATAGCTCTTGGAACAATGTTGGAAACTGGGATGAAGGGTCAGTTCCTGCAAGTATGACTGATGTTGTTATTACCGACCAAACCAATAAGCCATTAATAACTTCTTCTGTTCAAGTCTCTCATTTTACAATTGAATCTAGTACTGATGTTATTGTTGAAAAAACCGGAAGTCTTGAAGCATCAGGAAACTTAAATAATAATGGAAATTTAACTTTAGAATCTGATTCTGACGAATATTCAAGTTTCATTGCTCAAGGCACCGTCACAGGGACAGGAACAACTGCATATAACCGCTACGTAAACAGTAATGACCCAATAAATGGTAACGATTTAATCAGCGCACCGGTATCTGGACAGGCTTTTGATATTTTTATAGCTAATAATCCTAATATTAGAGCAAATCCTACTGGCCCTGAAGTCTTATTTGGTGGTTTTGATAATGATAGTAGTACGGACCCATTTGAGCTTTGGGACGAAACTGACACAACACTATTAGTCGCTGGTAAAGGCTACCGTTCTGGTATTACAGAAGGTGAAGCAAGTAATCTCGTCACTTTTGAGGGTATTGTAAATTCAAGCTTAGTAGAAATAGCTATAGATCAAGGTTCTGCAAGTAAATTGAACTTAATAGGAAATCCTTTTCCATCGTATTTAAACGCACAACTATTTTTATCGCAGAACTTTGCCTTACTAGATCCTAGCGCTGCAGTTATATATGGATACAATGATAGTACTGACGGTACTTCTGCTGGAGATTATACGATTATAAGCGCTTTGCTAAATACGGACTTGAATATTGCACCGGGTCAAGCCTTTTTTGTGGCTTCTAATACGATAGGTGGAAATATTCAGTTTACTACCACTAGCCCAGATATGCGTTTGGCTGCAGGTGGAGATGATTTTATTGCTGGAAGAAATGCTTCTGTAATTTCTAACTTAAAATTAAATCTAAGCAACACAACTGATAATTTTATAACCGATATTTTCTTTACCGAAAACTCTAGTCAGGGCTTAGACCCAGGATATGATGCAAGTCTATTGGGTGGAGCTGCGCCATCATTTGCTCTTTATTCACATTTGGTGCAAGATAATACAGGCGTTCCATTTGCAGTTCAAGCGCTTAGTAAAACGGACTATATTGATGTTACAATTCCTTTAGGAGTAAATGCAAACCAAAGCGAACAATTGACATTCAGCATTAGCGAAAGTAATTTACCGAGTTCAGTAGAGGTTTATTTAGACGATACAGTTGCTAATACTTCAACCTTACTAAATACTGGCGATTATATACTAACACCAAATACAGACCTAAATGGCACTGGGCGTTTTTATCTTCGTTTTACTGAAAATACGCTTTCTACCCTTAATCCTGATTTAGATCATCTCAACATCTATAGCAATAAAAGCGCTAAGACAATCGTCATAGCTGGCCAATTGTTAGAATCTACAACAGCAAAGCTATATGATATACAAGGAAGGTTAGTTCAGACTACTTTATTAGATACAACTAGATTGCAAACCATCGATGTAAGTAATTTAAATGCTGGAATTTATATCGTACAATTAGAAAACGGTTTACAAAATAAAACACAGAAAGTCATTATTTACTAA
- a CDS encoding T9SS type A sorting domain-containing protein has translation MKHFYTFLVLLLIGNFGFGQITENFDSGLIEPGYHTGTQTLTSGTWTSVAVFEEDPGNSRTGASAARINATISNASLTTPALSGAGVVTFWYRALNAPDTGTFELQTSTDGTNYTTQTTQVYTGDTYTQFTQTLNDTSSNLTIRILNDNQSAHLIVDDFDVSTPSNDTVDYCNLQFPNNGIITEGGSFTAFAEIYQEGVTEPAGQGGNIEAWIGYSDTNANSVADFTSGWTWVPATYNTDKDNNDEYQATFGAAFAPGEYYYVSRFSYNSGAFAYGGINPGSDGGNFWDGTTAVSGKLTVNSASIPTTVATLNVNGCGDSDSYSGAYASVTDGVVWAELIYDGNCTKITVDTQNSTGGIDTEIGLYDNFGNLIGNDDDGGAGILSSLTELGLPAGTYYIAAGAFNITFGATNFGATTNDTSSTGTLFINASTPNLVDFCNLQSPSSGTINVGRDFDVYAQIFEAGRTEAAGQGANISAWIGYNTTDAITTADFATGWTWIPATYNTDSGNNDEYQAEIGSGLPVGNYFYVSRFTVDGGDFAYGGINPGSTDGNFWDGTNYVSGQLTVNALPEPTNHVLDFTAVADSDSQITLTWNDNDGTEPANGFLIVGKTGAGVFYEPVDGTDPSNDTDWSDDEFEFKEGSGVQSYTVTGLESSTLYEFKIYPYSNSGSIIDFKTDATVPTASASTPAITFTYNGTWSPSDPNGNSTVNDNIVIESGDASIVSSTSINSVTVNSGASITVDSGVTLTVVSDLTLESVSDSYSSLIANGTITGTIRYERFVNANSGGNDLISAPLSGQTWSNFLNSGTNATDLLDNGQTGPTTYAFAPFNKTLGAYENFTDATANNLTSGTGYRAATDPAVGTGTTLAFTGTVPASPVDIPISFSGPAHQDWNLIGNPFPSYVDVYEFLFNTEVGTGSGLFNIDLLATGTGIYGYDGNAEDGWKIITIANAFGESMAPGQGFLIAVDPVNSAAYDIRFDEAAITTGTGDDFIAGRSANTLTYFKLNANTSTKNYTTQFYFNEDSSQDLDHGFDGKIWGDEIPSFALYSHIVQDTAGLNFPMALQSLNTADMMDVVIPLGVHASSGEQLTFTISEFALPSTVEVYLDDTLNNTSTLLNTADYVITPTTNLTGTGRFYLRVTDTALSVNDEDFNSIKIYTTKSSRSIFIQGIINDGTTAKIHDIQGRLVYSTELESVNLLNEIDATDLQGGVYVVTLTDGTNQKSHKVIIR, from the coding sequence ATGAAACATTTTTACACATTTTTAGTACTCCTATTAATTGGAAACTTTGGTTTTGGTCAAATCACTGAAAACTTTGATTCTGGCCTGATAGAGCCAGGTTACCACACAGGAACCCAAACCCTAACCAGTGGTACATGGACATCTGTTGCCGTATTTGAGGAGGATCCAGGTAATTCTCGTACCGGAGCTTCCGCTGCAAGAATAAATGCTACTATATCAAATGCAAGTTTAACCACACCTGCACTCTCAGGAGCTGGTGTTGTTACTTTTTGGTACAGAGCTTTAAATGCCCCTGATACAGGTACATTTGAGTTGCAAACGTCAACAGATGGCACTAATTATACCACGCAAACTACTCAGGTATATACAGGTGATACATATACACAATTCACACAAACCTTAAATGATACAAGTTCTAATCTTACTATAAGAATTTTAAATGATAACCAATCAGCTCACCTCATAGTAGACGATTTTGATGTGAGTACGCCTAGCAACGATACCGTCGATTACTGTAACTTGCAGTTCCCAAACAACGGTATTATCACAGAAGGAGGATCTTTTACAGCTTTTGCTGAAATATACCAAGAAGGTGTAACTGAACCTGCCGGACAAGGTGGCAATATTGAAGCTTGGATTGGATATAGCGATACTAATGCGAATTCAGTTGCAGATTTCACTTCTGGTTGGACATGGGTACCTGCCACATATAACACGGATAAAGATAACAATGATGAGTATCAAGCAACCTTCGGTGCTGCTTTTGCACCTGGCGAATATTATTATGTAAGTCGTTTTTCATATAATAGTGGTGCTTTCGCCTATGGTGGTATTAACCCAGGTAGTGATGGTGGTAATTTCTGGGATGGCACAACTGCCGTATCAGGAAAACTGACAGTTAACTCTGCTTCTATTCCAACTACGGTCGCTACACTTAATGTAAACGGATGTGGAGATTCTGATAGTTACAGTGGTGCTTATGCATCTGTCACAGACGGTGTAGTATGGGCAGAATTGATTTATGACGGTAACTGTACTAAAATAACAGTAGATACCCAAAATTCTACTGGTGGTATAGATACGGAAATTGGACTTTATGATAATTTTGGAAATTTAATAGGGAATGATGATGACGGTGGTGCTGGTATCCTAAGCTCTCTAACTGAATTAGGGCTGCCTGCAGGAACTTATTATATTGCGGCAGGAGCGTTTAATATTACTTTCGGAGCAACTAACTTTGGTGCTACAACAAATGATACGAGTTCAACAGGCACATTGTTTATCAACGCAAGTACACCAAATCTAGTTGATTTCTGTAATTTACAGTCCCCAAGTAGTGGTACTATAAATGTAGGACGTGACTTTGATGTCTATGCACAAATATTTGAAGCAGGGAGAACCGAAGCCGCTGGTCAGGGCGCTAACATCAGTGCTTGGATTGGTTATAACACTACGGATGCTATAACGACCGCAGATTTTGCAACAGGTTGGACCTGGATACCTGCTACTTACAATACAGATTCAGGTAACAATGATGAGTACCAAGCTGAAATTGGCTCTGGATTACCTGTTGGAAACTACTTCTACGTCAGTCGTTTCACAGTAGATGGCGGTGATTTTGCTTATGGTGGTATAAATCCAGGAAGTACAGATGGAAACTTTTGGGATGGCACTAATTATGTTTCAGGACAATTAACGGTTAATGCCTTACCAGAACCAACAAACCATGTTTTAGACTTTACAGCAGTAGCTGATTCAGATTCTCAAATTACATTAACATGGAATGATAATGATGGAACAGAACCCGCTAACGGATTTTTGATTGTTGGTAAAACTGGAGCAGGCGTATTCTATGAACCAGTGGATGGTACAGATCCTTCAAATGACACCGATTGGTCAGATGACGAATTTGAATTTAAAGAAGGATCTGGTGTTCAATCTTATACAGTAACAGGGTTAGAATCCAGTACTTTATATGAATTTAAAATTTACCCGTATTCAAACTCTGGTAGTATAATAGATTTTAAAACAGATGCGACAGTTCCTACGGCTAGTGCCTCCACTCCAGCTATTACTTTTACGTATAATGGCACATGGTCGCCAAGCGATCCTAACGGGAATTCAACAGTGAACGATAATATTGTTATTGAATCTGGCGATGCTAGCATAGTATCGAGTACATCAATCAATTCAGTTACCGTAAATTCTGGTGCCAGTATCACCGTTGATTCTGGAGTTACCTTAACGGTAGTGAGCGATTTAACATTAGAGTCTGTTTCAGATAGTTATTCTAGTTTAATCGCTAATGGTACCATAACAGGAACCATTAGGTATGAACGTTTTGTGAATGCCAATAGCGGTGGCAATGATCTTATTTCGGCACCGCTCTCTGGTCAAACTTGGTCTAACTTCTTAAACTCTGGAACCAATGCCACTGACTTATTGGATAATGGACAGACAGGTCCTACAACTTATGCTTTTGCACCATTCAATAAAACTCTCGGCGCTTATGAGAACTTTACTGACGCAACAGCCAACAACTTAACTAGTGGAACTGGTTATAGAGCTGCTACAGATCCTGCTGTTGGTACTGGTACAACATTAGCCTTTACTGGTACTGTACCGGCATCACCTGTTGATATTCCTATTAGTTTTTCTGGTCCTGCGCATCAAGATTGGAACCTTATAGGTAACCCATTCCCTTCTTATGTAGATGTTTATGAATTCCTATTTAATACAGAAGTTGGTACAGGCTCTGGTCTATTTAATATTGACCTATTGGCTACTGGTACTGGTATCTATGGGTATGACGGTAACGCAGAAGATGGTTGGAAAATCATTACCATAGCCAATGCTTTTGGAGAATCAATGGCTCCTGGTCAAGGATTCCTTATTGCTGTAGATCCGGTTAATTCAGCCGCATATGATATCAGGTTTGATGAGGCTGCAATAACAACTGGTACGGGAGATGATTTCATTGCTGGTCGTAGTGCTAACACGTTGACATATTTTAAGCTTAACGCAAATACTTCAACTAAGAATTACACCACACAATTCTATTTTAATGAAGATTCAAGCCAAGATCTCGATCATGGATTCGATGGTAAAATTTGGGGCGATGAAATACCGAGTTTTGCACTTTATTCTCATATAGTGCAAGATACTGCAGGTTTAAATTTCCCAATGGCTTTACAATCCTTGAATACTGCGGATATGATGGATGTTGTAATTCCGTTAGGTGTCCACGCCAGTTCTGGTGAACAATTGACGTTTACCATTTCAGAATTTGCATTGCCAAGTACTGTAGAAGTCTATTTAGATGATACGCTGAATAACACATCAACATTATTAAATACAGCTGATTATGTTATCACACCAACTACCAATTTAACTGGTACAGGTCGTTTCTATTTGCGTGTAACAGATACGGCGTTATCCGTAAACGATGAGGATTTTAATAGTATTAAAATCTATACGACCAAGTCGTCTAGATCCATATTTATTCAAGGTATCATCAATGATGGTACTACGGCTAAAATCCATGATATTCAAGGACGTTTAGTTTATAGTACAGAATTGGAAAGCGTTAATTTATTAAACGAAATCGATGCTACGGATCTTCAAGGAGGTGTTTATGTAGTGACATTAACTGATGGTACAAACCAAAAATCACATAAAGTGATTATTAGATAA